The following are encoded together in the Macrobrachium nipponense isolate FS-2020 chromosome 14, ASM1510439v2, whole genome shotgun sequence genome:
- the LOC135226046 gene encoding uncharacterized protein LOC135226046, which produces MAPPTHRPSMAAPPTHLPTLHCTIQLTDPCPLMAPPPTDLPMAPPPTDLPMAPPPTDPPLAPPPTDLNGTTTHRPSTGTTTHRPSTGTTTRRPLNGTTTHRPSTVTTTHRPSTVTTIHRHPPLHHHHNPPLSPPPTDPQWHHHPPTLHWSPPPTDPPLAPPPTDPSMAPPPIDPPPASPPTDRPMAPSPTDPPLAPPPTDLPMSLPPTDPPLASPPTDPPTTPPPTNPPPSSPPTYATTHQPSTKLPSTTTTCHHSTDHHRRFHHQPSTKLPPIEDPPTPLPTDLPLASPPTDLPPASPPTDLPPASPPTDLPPASPPTDLPPASPPTDLPPASPPTDLPPASPPTDLPPASPPTTFPPSIHHPPTSHPHHHTELPIPNSHPRPPPQHTHDSHQHHHPPTSHQHHHPLTSTASPPTDLPPAPLSTDPLPTPPPTDPTPNYHPPKPHRPHHPPTSHQHHHPLTLHWHHHPPTLRLHHHPLIPPPTDPPLPSPPTNTQLTPPPTDPPPASPPTKAPTTPPPTNLPPVPPPTDPPLASPPTDPPPASPPTNARPMPPPTNLPPAPPPTDPSPTDPPPASPPTNTPPTPLPTNAPPASPPIYIPLLPLPTDPPLASPPNDATTHRPSTSITTHQHPTDAPPTPLPTSGFWNPLTLWRCLGVEAVIK; this is translated from the exons ATGGCACCACCGACCCACCGACCCTCCATGGCTGcaccacccacccacctcccgACCCTCCACTGCACCATCCAGCTCACCGACCCCTGCCCCTTAATGGCACCACCACCCACCGACCTCCCAATGGCACCACCACCCACCGACCTCCCAATGGCACCACCACCCACCGACCCTCCACTGGCACCACCACCCACCGACCTCAATGGCACCACCACCCACCGACCCTCCACTGGCACCACCACCCACCGACCCTCCACTGGCACCACCACCCGCCGACCCCTCAATGGCACCACCACCCACCGACCCTCCACTGTCACCACCACCCACCGACCCTCCACTGTCACCACCATCCACCGCCACCCTCCACTGCACCACCACCACAACCCTCCACTGTCACCACCACCCACCGACCCTCAATGGCACCACCACCCACCGACCCTCCACTGGTCACCACCACCCACCGACCCTCCACTGGCACCACCACCCACCGACCCCTCAATGGCACCACCACCCATCGACCCTCCACCAGCATCACCACCCACCGACCGCCCAATGGCACCATCACCCACTGACCCTCCACTGGCACCACCACCCACCGACCTCCCAATGTCACTACCACCCACTGACCCTCCACTGGCATCACCACCCACCGACCCTCCAACAACGCCACCACCAACCAACCCTccaccatcatcaccaccaacctatgccACCACCCACCAACCCTCCACCAAATTA CCATCCACCACCACGACCTGCCACCACTCCACCGATCACCACCGCCGATTCCACCACCAACCCTCCACCAAATTACCACCCATCGAAGACCCACCGACGCCACTGCCCACCGACCTCCCACTAGCATCACCACCCACCGACCTCCCACCAGCATCACCACCCACTGACCTCCCACCAGCATCACCACCCACCGACCTCCCACCAGCATCACCACCCACCGACCTCCCACCAGCGTCACCACCCACTGACCTCCCACCAGCATCACCACCCACTGACCTCCCACCAGCATCACCACCCACCGACCTTCCACCAGCATCACCACCCACGACCTTTCCACCAAGCATCCACCACCCACCGACCTCCCACCCGCATCACCACACTGAACTCCCGATCCCCAA CTCACACCCACGACCTCCACCACAGCACACACACGACTCCCACCAGCATCACCACCCACCGACCTCCCACCAGCATCACCACCCACTGACCTCCACAGCATCACCACCCACCGACCTCCCACCAGCACCACTGTCCACTGACCCTCTACCAACACCACCACCCACCGACCCTACACCAAATTACCACCCACCGAAGCCCCACCGACCCCACCACCCACCGACCTCCCACCAGCACCACCACCCACTTACCCTCCACTGGCATCACCACCCACCGACCCTCCGCCTGCATCATCACCCACTGATCCCACCACCCACTGACCCTCCACTGCCATCACCACCCACCAACACTCAACTGACGCCACCACCCACCGACCCACCACCAGCATCACCACCCACCAAAGCCCCAACGACGCCACCACCCACCAACCTCCCGCCAGTACCACCACCCACTGACCCTCCACTGGCATCACCACCCACCGACCCTCCACCAGCATCACCACCCACCAACGCCCGACCAATGCCACCACCCACCAACCTCCCACCGGCACCACCACCCACCGACCCTTCACCCACTGACCCTCCACCAGCATCACCACCCACCAATACCCCACCGACGCCACTACCCACCAACGCCCCACCAGCATCACCACCCATCTATATTCCACTGTTGCCACTACCCACCGACCCCCCACTGGCATCACCACCCAACGACGCCACCACCCACCGACCCTCCACCAGCATCACCACCCACCAACACCCCACCGACGCCCCACCGACGCCACTACCCACCAGCGGATTCTGGAATCCCCTCACACTGTGGAGATGTCTGGGAGTTGAAGCAGTGATCAAATGA
- the LOC135226045 gene encoding uncharacterized histidine-rich protein DDB_G0274557-like, with translation MDFFSSHHPPTPNRRHPPPIPHRCHHPPTPHRHHQPPTIHRHHDPPTPHRRHHPPTSHRHRNPSTLHWHHSPLTSHQHHHPPTSHQHHHPPTYHQHGTTTHRPSTGTTTHQLSFEQAYHPPTLNPWHRTHHRPELTWHHHPPTLSFWPPPHRPRLQTGITPPTDP, from the coding sequence ATGGATTTCTTCTCAAGCCACCACCCACCAACCCCTAACAGGCGCCACCCACCCCCTATCCCCCACCGTTGCCACCACCCACCGACCCCACACCGGCACCACCAACCACCAACCATCCACAGGCATCACGACCCACCGACACCCCACCGACGCCATCACCCACCGACCTCTCACCGACACCGCAACCCATCGACCCTACACTGGCATCACAGCCCACTGACCTCCCACCAGCATCACCACCCACCGACCTCCCACCAGCATCACCACCCACCGACCTACCACCAGCATGGCACCACCACCCACCGACCCTCCACTGGCACCACCacccaccaactctcctttgagCAGGCTTACCACCCACCGACCCTCAACCCCTGGCACCGGACCCACCACCGACCGGAACTCACGTGGCACCACCACCCACCAACCCTCTCCTTTTGGCCACCACCACACCGACCCCGGCTCCAAACCGGCATAACACCACCCACCGACCCTTAA
- the LOC135226047 gene encoding polyamine-modulated factor 1-binding protein 1-like produces the protein MNEIVDRSEEIRSYPEREEDYYFAEPKQDTGNFVQKKEDKRKLSYEALNRLLRKNELLKRENKQLKMKLNTLEEHFRTAEKLAPAFGESEASRKESGGKFSEASRNRGFEEHDEAAAEVRPRLKRNERQRTDMEGHAGSKGSLLWGNLQEIQRENEYLDREIKKLVQENAKSRWKIVSLDGDNRRLFLGEAKSESTREVEKQRADKLQFTRRNCLGCKRANKDCDARIALVIQEYKEELKQMKKNIKRLEKENNNLRKEMQILLPQASTINLVENIATALVDAKRKEHQEIKQMFQDLHEFYCNYMTSTETYLYNGFLEDCLDLLNGSKHFLNIIRGLKFWYEKHFQKVYDTKGYDNLQYRDKKIKTDLEAAFLQEMPKFYKHKQEYLRDLENVKKIVYDYVADERIAEMNKIQKRIYMECISTLRGLLPGQHFGKLEKILRDLLEVPVVLV, from the coding sequence ATGAACGAAATAGTTGATCGAAGTGAGGAGATACGGTCGTATCCTGAAAGGGAGGAAGATTATTATTTTGCAGAACCAAAACAAGATACCGGAAACTTTGTTCAAAAGAAGGAAGACAAGAGAAAGCTTTCATACGAAGCGCTGAATCGCCTATTGCGCAAAAATGAGCTTTTGAAGCGCGAGAACAAACAACTGAAGATGAAACTTAATACGTTGGAGGAACACTTCAGAACAGCGGAAAAGTTGGCTCCCGCTTTTGGTGAAAGTGAGGCCTCACGAAAGGAAAGCGGAGGAAAGTTCTCTGAAGCTTCGAGGAACCGCGGTTTTGAGGAACATGATGAAGCAGCAGCAGAAGTCCGACCTCGGCTGAAAAGAAATGAACGGCAAAGGACGGACATGGAAGGTCATGCTGGAAGCAAAGGGAGTCTTCTGTGGGGAAACCTTCAAGAGATCCAGCGAgaaaatgaatatctggataggGAGATTAAGAAACTGGTCCAGGAAAATGCCAAATCACGCTGGAAGATAGTGTCTTTAGATGGAGACAATCGCAGATTGTTTTTAGGCGAAGCAAAATCGGAGTCTACAAGAGAAGTAGAAAAGCAAAGAGCAGACAAGCTTCAATTTACTCGCCGAAATTGCTTAGGTTGTAAGCGGGCGAATAAAGACTGTGATGCACGAATCGCACTCGTCATACAAGAATACAAGGAGGAActtaagcaaatgaaaaaaaatatcaaaaggttggagaaagagaataataactTGAGGAAGGAAATGCAAATTCTGCTTCCCCAGGCAAGTACAATCAATTTGGTCGAAAATATTGCCACTGCTTTGGTCGACGCGAAGAGAAAGGAACACCAGGAGATAAAGCAAATGTTTCAAGACCTTCACGAATTCTATTGCAACTATATGACCTCCACGGAAACCTACCTATATAATGGTTTTTTAGAGGATTGTTTAGATTTACTGAATGGAAGTAAACATTTTTTGAATATAATACGTGGACTTAAATTTTGGTATGAGAAACATTTCCAAAAAGTCTATGATACAAAAGGATATGACAACCTGCAATATAGGGATAAAAAGATAAAGACAGATTTGGAGGCAGCTTTCCTTCAGGAGATGCCTAAATTTTATAAACACAAGCAGGAATATCTCCGTGACCTTGAAAATGTAAAGAAGATTGTATACGATTACGTGGCTGACGAAAGGATTGCTGAGATGAACAAGATTCAAAAAAGAATTTACATGGAGTGTATATCTACCTTGAGAGGTCTACTTCCAGGCCAGCACTTTGGAAAACTCGAGAAAATTTTGCGGGACCTGTTGGAAGTTCCTGTCGTTCTTGTTTAG